Genomic segment of Mercenaria mercenaria strain notata unplaced genomic scaffold, MADL_Memer_1 contig_4318, whole genome shotgun sequence:
GTCAAACTGCAATAGCACCTTTATACATGCATGCGCAGACTCCGGTGCCTTTGttcacatatttttattttcaaactttatatataattGATAAGTAGGAATAGTGTTTGCCGAAATCTCAGTTTCTCaacaattgtaaataaatgtaaaattcaaacaaaattgtttaataactGTAATTATAACTCCATAAAGATATACTGATAACGCAAAACACTGAGATTGTATTGTCATCTTCGGATAATATAAAAGCACTGTTTAAATGTATCTTGTGTTGAAAATTAGTTATACAGTATATCAATATTCTGTGTTAAGTACAAAAGAAACTATAccttataaaacatgtaaaacaacaaaCTGACattcaaaatacaacaaaaattaaGCAAAGCTGGACAATATACGGTCGAAGTTCTAGATCAGAAGGGAAGGAAgtagaatttaaagaaaaaatattcttacGCGTACGAGTCGGAGACAATATGAAACGGTAGGCCAGGATATGGTGGTTTTTGCAGTGATGATAATTGAATATCAAGGCACAAGAATCTGAAAGTAGTAGTTTTATAAAGGGTGTGTGCGTGAGAGCGGGAAGACGTGGATTGCTGCGATTCTCAAATAATCACATTACCACCCATCTATTTTGCAAGTTAAAAGTAATCGCCTTCAAGAAGTTTTTCTTTGTGTGCTGgataaaaaagacaaatttgacatttgatccTCAttttatgaccttgacatttgtcCTAGCGAGCAAAATTACGCACTCAGCATTATTATCACATCGCCATCTATATGCTAAGTTTGAAGTAaaaaccttgaatggttattaagatATGCTCTAGGCACAAAAGATGACATATAGATCTGAcctatttgtgaccttgacttttgatctacCGACTTGGTTCTTGCATTCATGTGCTCTGACCATCGCCTTAACTATATGCCAAACTTGAAGTaaacacattaattcaaaatttggacacgaaatatgacggaaCACATTTATATTGAGCTTCActtctgacctttgacctgccgACTTGGTTTGTGCACTCTGGATATTGTCTTATTGTCCCCTGTCTATatgtacgaaagaccggtggtgactccGAACTTCATACTTCAACTTCAGACTTCACGCTTCATATAAAATGCTTAGTTCACATACAAATAATAGATAAGtctgaagtatgaagtgtgaagtctgaaatgTGAAGGGTCAAGTTTGAAGTGTGAGGTCTGAAGTTTGgaatgtgaagtctgaagtttgaagtgcgTAGTCTTTTTCGGGCGTTtcctttttctatttctagaatAACCTGGAAATATCGAGATTGGACATAATGAAGTATAATGATTATGGCTGAGTTACTTTTGActccagggacataatttgaatgaaTATAGTAGAGTATAATATACTGTAAGAGAAGCAgatattaaaaagtttttcctttataagtctgtTTACCTTTACTGTCCCTCTTATGTGATCAATTTTGAATCCAGTgaatttccctttatttttcgaatatcaACAAGTGATATAATCTAAACTCGTGAAGTCGTTTATTTTCTTAGAACATTTAAATTGTACACAGTCAATAATAATTAAAACGCAAATAAGAAATGACGTAGACATCTATGCTAATACACAATAAGCAGACGACGTCAAGTCACGTGATGTGCGAAGTGGGCAGTTTGAAAAATGGAGTCTGAAGAGTGAGTGAGTactatgaagtgtgaagtcttaAGTGTGATGTCAGAAGTTTTAAGTCTGAAGTGTGAGTTTGAAGTCGCAAGCGTAAAATCCGAAGTGTGAAGTAtaaagtctgaagtgtgaagtttgaaatgtgaGGTATGATGTCTGACGTTTTAAGTGTGAAGATTTAAGTATGAAGTGTAAAGTCACCACCGGTCAATAtagcagacagacagacaaaaagaCGTTCGCTGTCCATTGTTTTCAATACGGACgtacaaaatattaatttacaattcTGTATACACAAAGGTATTGAAAGATACATATAtgtacatgaaattaaaagataaaaaatacatgtaaaatgttcAATGATCCAAAGTATATAAAAGTATCCAAAAAAGTTGTATATCATCTACCTACTAATTTCGTAATatgatatattaaaatgtttcatatgaATTACATCTTGTAAGAAGTATCATAAATTGTGCGCAGTCCAGTCCCGTAGATACAGACGATCCGGACAAAGACTTCCCTTATGTTTGCTGTAATTATTGTTGAATCAGGTATGTATACATCATATTTGGTACTAGTGATGTAATTCATATCCAGTATATCTGTGTATCCTCTCCTCGAACCTATTACCAGACTGTATGACAACGGGACGCCTTCAAAGATTTGGAAAACGTCGGCCCAATTTACGGTCAACAAATTGCCTTTTCTTGTTATCGTTGCTGTGAGTcctaataaatacaataaatcaaATTACGTTACTCTGTATGTTATTTTTATGCTAAAAAACTAAAACTCAAGTTAAAATAGCATGAAATGCGAACAAAATGTTATTGTTTCTTAAACAAATATGCATTGTTTAAAATGTTGCCGGTACTTAGTAGCTATATTATCTAAAGGAAGATGgtttcatttcttgttttttgttgagaccttattcaaaaaaaaaattttccaagcaATCGGCGTTGTGGACACATGTTAAGGAGCAGAGATTATAACTTTGAGATATGAAATTAACAAGACTCTGATCTACATAGCAAGAACTGCAAAGTAGTAACATAGTACCTGTTAATTTGGGTGCGTGTCTGGCGACCAAAAGTGAAGCATTCACAGATTCACTGATAAAAGAGCCTGTATTAATAGCTCTGACTTCTGCAGTGATTTCTCCACTTTCCATATCGATGTCAGCGACTTGTACAAAATTTCTGTACGTTTTAGTCCAGTCGGTAAAAAACGCTTGTCCACTTTGAGTAAGACGATACTCGTAATAATCAATGCCAGAAAGGTCTTCAAAGCCAACCCATTTCAACTCTAGACATGTATGATTTGATTGTACGGGAAAATGTGATCCAACTCGAGACATATATTCTGAAGACTCTTCATTTTGTGGCACAAAAGCCAGTACTGCAGTATATGTGTCTGGTTTCTCGATTGAGGCTACTAGAGGCTCCGTAAATATCATTGTTGACAGTTCTATGTTATTTGCACATTTTAGATTAAGATATATGTGTTGTCCATGAGAAAGCTGAATTCCGCTCGATTCACAAGATGTTAGCGACTTTGCGATCCAGACCGAATGTATATTAAATAACCCTGGTTTATTGCCTATAAGAAAAGATAACATATCTTTTGACGTTCAACAATTGCGATGGTAGTCTACTTAAACAAAAAGTTATGGTAATGATTATTTAGAacataatttaaaagtaaatgagAATAAGATTTAAACTACtttagaaaaatgataaaggaTAATTTGTTTGTTGAGTACAAAACTCAACATTCATATTCAACCTTATCAAGGAAAACGAATTGTTTTGAACGGATGATACATTTATCGGTAGCTTAGAGTAAAAGGAGACAgtttttttcttccaaaagtagaaatattttcatttgttagtgttaaaatagtaaataaaaagcGAATATAAACTTTATATAGTAAATCAGCATTTCCTCGAGATAGCAAGCGGATATCATTGAGCAAACAGCTTAAAATTAACAAAGACTCTGATTGTTGACCACGTGAGCCATTGATGCAAAGGCGAACGGTGTTTTTAACTTTCATTTCACTTACCTATTGAACAATAGCATTGTTTCATTCCACTTTCTTCGTCAATAACATCCCATGTAGCCTGTACAATTGTTCGTATTTCAAGGAAGCCAGATATATTAACCTGTACATTTTGAAGACGGCCAACTAGATTATTAACAACAGGGGAAGTGTGGTCAATAGTAATAGGACCTGAGTGAAACAATGATCTAAGTCCTGCATTGTTTTCTGCTATTGCAGTGACATACACTCGTGTTCCATGAGGGGCGTTGGCATAAATCAGATGTTTGTTATTAAAGTGGTAGTAATTTGACAGCGATTTGATCTGAAATCCATTCACAGTTGTTCCAGCACCTAACTCAACCTGTAAAAGGTGAATGTTTATCAATTTCGGGAAATTTGGAATattatagaaataataaatattaaacgTACTATTTTATAAACTCAAAATATCTGTTTATTTTGCTAGATAAAAGCTTTGTTAGTAGTGTCACAATTCCTACTTTGAAAGAATATGAGCATTTTAATTTCTATATAAATTCCTTGCTATTGTAACAGTTTCTAAAGTGTTCTTTCATGAAAGGCGTGATATTTGTGGGGCCAGACTAGTTCTCCTTTTGCAACTCTTACGCCGGCGTCCGCATTTTGCGTTccacaaatatgaaataaacggaataaaataattataattcaaaGTATGCGGGAACTTACAGCTATGACTGATTCCATAGCAATTTTACCAAACGAGTAATAAAAATTACAGTTATAGGTATTATTTGCTAATGTAATGTACGCACCTTGCTCAAAGAGCTGTCTTCATCCTTTACAAGCAACTGTACCGCTAACATGGAACGGGAAATCTGTTTCAGTTCTATAGCTTTATTGTTGTCTTCAATAATCTGAATGCACTCAAACAATGTCATGTTCACCGTTATATTTCTTTGATAATCAGTTTCTAAAGATATGTTTTGAAGCCCAGTATTTTGAGAAGAGAAGCTATGTTCAAAATTGTAACCCTGGTTGTGATCTTTTACAGTAGGAAGGTACATATGCATTCGGtctatattgattttaattttcatttgatagTCATCAATGGAAAGCAAATTTCCAGTTATCTTATATAACTTTTGCAAAGAAGAAGTATACTGCAGATTAACTGCCGTTTCGTCAATGCCACTCATGACTTTACATACTTGTCCGATATCCGAATACTTTTCACATCTGTATCCAACAGGCGGAGTGGTATCAATCGTTATGCCTTTCGAAACAGCTACTGTACTTACATGTCCAACATTATCAACAGCTTTAACAAGACCGTAATAGACTTTCCCGTTTTCTAATGCTAAATTTTGAAACACATAATTTGTTCTGAGGCCTGTGTTCGTGGTGTTATTACTTTGGTTTGCAAACGGCATATGCGATATAGCAGCATAATAATTCTTTATTCCCGAAAACGCATCCTGAAATCCATACCATGATATACCGATTGATGAAGCTGACGACTGATATTCAGTGTTTCTATAGTTCCGTGTGTTGAAAACGACCCCAGTAACAGGAACGTCCATATCAATTACAAAACCATCCGATAAAGCAGATGTATGCAAACCTACGGTATTGTATGCCGTAAcggagaaaaaatattttgtaccgTGCgacaatgaaatatttgccaaagTAATATTGGTATTCAATCCAACGTTTTTTCGACTAAGTGTATCATCtcctgaaataaatgaataatcaaAAGTAGGTCAAATCTCGACGTATTTGTCAACAGTAATTATTAACCTTCATGCGTAAAAACAATGTTCGTTtgtatttctttcaaatcaatcATAAATCGTCAGTAAAATTaagaaagataaaaacaaattactACAGAACTGATAAGGATATATTTTTTCTCAACGTAATTAACTTGTAACTATAAGAATCTTAAGAAGCAAAGGAGGTAGTCATGCAAAGTTAAAGAACTCTTGGTCTGATTAAGTCTGGTcaggaaaagaaataaaataggcaaaacttaaataaatgtttatttatgataaattaattgttgtataatttattaagaaaacaaattCTTAACCTCACCAAAAGGGTATGTTCCTAATGATATAACGTAATATTTGACATGCCCTGGCTGTTCAAGGAAGACGCCAGCCCAACAAGCAGTAATTTTATCCATCCAATCTATTACGTCAAAATCGGCATCGCATAATTCATTAGAGTCATTTACAGATCGACCTCGCCTTATTGATGGCGCCGTTTGGTCAACTGTGATCGGAGCTGATCGATAAATGGCATATGCACTACCTGAAAACCAAGCTCGAACATAAATGACGTATTTTTCCCCTGCAATGAGTGTTTTGTTTACAGGAAGACAATGTACGACATGCTTTTGCAAACCGACATCGTTCCAAGGCCTTTCGTTTTTCAAGTCAAATATCCCTTCTCCAACGGGCTGGTCTTGTAAACCCATACTCCATTCAAAACGTGTTATGTTTTTGTTACCAATTTCGTCATTTAACCTCCAACTCCCAGCTAAGCAAGCAGAGGACGCAGTTATATTAGGAGACATTCCATTCATTCCATTAAACACGTCAATGTGAGGAATTAAATAACTGGAAACAGACCCATTTACTTCTTTACAACTAATGTTAGTTTTAGCTTCCACACAGGTCTTCCAACTACTGCACACGTGCAATCTTTATTG
This window contains:
- the LOC128553783 gene encoding uncharacterized protein LOC128553783, with protein sequence MNGMSPNITASSACLAGSWRLNDEIGNKNITRFEWSMGLQDQPVGEGIFDLKNERPWNDVGLQKHVVHCLPVNKTLIAGEKYVIYVRAWFSGSAYAIYRSAPITVDQTAPSIRRGRSVNDSNELCDADFDVIDWMDKITACWAGVFLEQPGHVKYYVISLGTYPFGDDTLSRKNVGLNTNITLANISLSHGTKYFFSVTAYNTVGLHTSALSDGFVIDMDVPVTGVVFNTRNYRNTEYQSSASSIGISWYGFQDAFSGIKNYYAAISHMPFANQSNNTTNTGLRTNYVFQNLALENGKVYYGLVKAVDNVGHVSTVAVSKGITIDTTPPVGYRCEKYSDIGQVCKVMSGIDETAVNLQYTSSLQKLYKITGNLLSIDDYQMKIKINIDRMHMYLPTVKDHNQGYNFEHSFSSQNTGLQNISLETDYQRNITVNMTLFECIQIIEDNNKAIELKQISRSMLAVQLLVKDEDSSLSKVELGAGTTVNGFQIKSLSNYYHFNNKHLIYANAPHGTRVYVTAIAENNAGLRSLFHSGPITIDHTSPVVNNLVGRLQNVQVNISGFLEIRTIVQATWDVIDEESGMKQCYCSIGNKPGLFNIHSVWIAKSLTSCESSGIQLSHGQHIYLNLKCANNIELSTMIFTEPLVASIEKPDTYTAVLAFVPQNEESSEYMSRVGSHFPVQSNHTCLELKWVGFEDLSGIDYYEYRLTQSGQAFFTDWTKTYRNFVQVADIDMESGEITAEVRAINTGSFISESVNASLLVARHAPKLTGLTATITRKGNLLTVNWADVFQIFEGVPLSYSLVIGSRRGYTDILDMNYITSTKYDVYIPDSTIITANIREVFVRIVCIYGTGLRTIYDTSYKM